One Paenibacillus sp. SYP-B4298 genomic window, AAGCGGTCTATCCTGATCGTCGATTCGCACAAAATACACATACATCGCACCGATGCGTTCACGAAACTCATCCAGCTCATCCCTGATTGCGGTAAAGCGCGCATCCTTCTTCGGCTGCCGGGCGAATTCAGCATAGACTGTCGTATCCAGACGCTTCACATAGCTCTCTGCGATCCGAATATTATAGCTTGCGATGGCCTCCTGAGCGGCCTGTTTCATATTGGATAGCTGCAGCAGCAGACCGATTGCCGCGATTACCACCATCGCTAATGTAACGGTCGCCGCAATTCGCATCACCAAGCGCTTTCTGAAAAAACCAATCATCTAAGGACCTCTTCCTCTCGCATCAGCCAAGGTGCACCGACATTTCTATCACTTTATCTGCAACCGGAGCTCTGCATGATTCAATTACGAAAATAGTAATTGAAATTGTCGGATTTTGCAATATATTATTATATTCGCCGCATTTGAATACCATATTCGCTTCTCAAATCCTCTGGGGTAATGAACCGAATATACATTATTAACTCAACACCTCTTCCGTATGAAGCGCACCTGATTCCTCGCAATTCAATTGTAGTATCGATTCCAATATTTCTTGTGAGCGCATAGCCAGAACGCTAAGTAAAGAATCAGAGATGCCGTGGGTAAGCTGGGACATCCCCTGAACATAGATTCTAGGATTAAAGGATGAGGTCATTTGCAATCTGTAATCACGGCTGATAGAGAACATATCATTAGATCTATTGATGTATGAAGCAATAGGATCGAGAAATGCTGGAAGTTTAGTCCGTTCATAGCCGGTGGCCAGCACGATTACATCAAGTTCTAATTCGGAGACCTCACCTGTCATTACATGACTGAGCCCCAGCTTATACCTGTTATTGACTTCCTCCATCTCATCTACTTCGCTATAGTTATGTATGTGAATTCTTTCCTCACCGCACACTCGACTGGCGTAAAGTTTCTCATACAAACTTTCCAGCAAATCCATTTCTACCGCTGCATAGTTCGTCTGCCAGTAATCGCGGAGCAATAGTCTGCGTTTGTTGTCATTTTGCATGTTATACATAAAATCCGTCGCGGAAGGAAAAAACACTTCGTTTACAAATGGACTATTATCTGCTGGCTTGTATGCCGATTTACGAAAAATCGAATGAACCTGAGCCAAAGGGTAGTTCTCACTTAGGTAATGAATAATTTCGACTGCACTTTGTCCTGAACCAACCACACCGAATCGCAGATGGGCTTGTTTGTCTGAGCAGTGTGTCTTGAGGCCCGTTAAAAATTCAGAGGAATGAAACAACCTGCCACCTCGAAACTTGCGGAATACATCGGGAACAGCGGGTATTCCACCAACTGCAACAACCAAACGATCCGCCAATCTTCGGAACCGCTCTCCATTCGCACTTGTCCCTGTTACTTCAACCTGTTCAACAATCCCGTCTAGGCCCCTTATCGGGGAAACGCTTTCAACGGTGCTCGACATCTGAAACAGATGGGCTGGCAAGTTTTGGTGAACCCAATTTAAATAGTCCATAAACTCTCGGCGGCTAGCGTTGAATGTACCCCTGTTAATAAAATAATCAAGTCTTCCCTGGCTTTTTAGATAATTAATAAAAGTAAAGAAGCTTGTCGGATTTCGCAGAGTAACCAAATCTTTCAAAAAAGAAATTTGAAGTCTCGAGCCTTCTAACAGCATGTCGGAATGCCATCGAACGGCATCATTTTTCTCAATAAAAATCCATTCATCACTTTCGCGCTCATGCTGAGATTCTGTTAATGCTATTGCTAAAGCCAAGTTAGAAGGCCCCAGTCCAATACATACGATCCGCTTCTGATCCAAATTTTTACCCCCAACAAAAGTTATTTATCTCGCCTGCGAAGTGCCAAAATCATTTCAACAGTACATGCAGCTAAGGTTTGAAGCCCAACTGGTTGTTAGCTTGACGAAAATAGTAAAACACCACTTCATGCACTTCGGCATAAAGTTCGAAAGTTGAGTTATTTATAGAATTTATTTCATATATTAATTATAACTTCATTATTATATTATATAAATACTAAAATGTATATATTTTACTTGTAAAAGCAACAGCGTACCTCAATGGATTCGATCCTAAATTTCGTCCCCAATCCGCCCCCAAAGGTAAAAATGACGCTCAATCTTCTTAAATATGGCGAATCGAAAACTACTCCATAAAAAAAAATCCCTTACCGTAGCAAGGGATTAGACTCTTCAAAGATATGCCGAGGACCGGGATCGAACCGGTACGGTAGTCACCTACCGCAGGATTTTAAGTCCTGTGCGTCTGCCAATTCCGCCACCCCGGCAGGGATGTAATGTGAATGCCTTCAATCATGATGTGCCGTATGAAGGTCGATTCCTCTGACCTTCTCTTGCACACTATAAATCTATCATTCGTAGCCACCGTGTCTCATGGACATGAAAATAAAAGGTGGGCCCTGAGGGACTCGAACCCCCGACCAATCGGTTATGAGCCGACCGCTCTAACCAACTGAGCTAAGGGCCCTTAATGCGGTGACCGCATGGATTGTAAGTTTGGTTGCGGGGGCAGGATTTGAACCTGCGGCCTTCGGGTTATGAGCCCGACGAGCTACCGAGCTGCTCCACCCCGCGTCATTCACTACATGCCACCATTAATGGCGACAAGATAAAATATACCATATTTCAAACGGTTTCGTCAAGCTACATCTAAAATTTTTATGCCTTAACCTTTAAACCTTAAACTTAGACCTTAAAGCGTACACCATACCTTCCCCTTCTGGAACGGAACACCTCCGCCTCGCTGGGGCTATTATAGCCGTAGACCCACCAGTCATCCTCCATCCGCTTCACCAGGCAACCGGCCTGGAATTTGGTCTCATACAATCTTACCCAATAAATCCACTTCATATGCTGGCCTCCTAATACAGACATGAGATGGGGTGTCTTACTGCTAGCATGCCCAGATTTTTGCTGGTTCATGATTCCGTTCACTGCTTCCGCCGACCGCCGTCATGCTGTATGCTGTGTCACCAAATATGAGAGCTGCACGCAGTTCATAATCGATTACGCCATAAGCACCACAATGCAGGCCTAACGTTCAAGCGCTGAGCCCCACAACCCAACATAAGCCGCCGACCCGTTCATTCATGAGCGGACGGCGGCCTATGTTGCTTACTTGGGTGCGATGATCCCCAGATCGTCAAATTCAAAGGGACCCTCGGGATGCTCCTTGATCTGCTTCAAGCTAATATTGCCGCGCCATTCCCATTCGGCTAGCGCCTCAGGCACGGTCATGCGTCCCTCCAGCACGTTACGGAACAGCTTCAAGCCCGGCAAATAGATCACATCATAATAATACGGAAAGCTCGTGCTCAACTCGCGAATGTCTGGTGGTACCGGGCGCAGACGATAGTACGCATCAAGGTTGTACCCGGCGCCAGCCGCGGCGGAGGCATATTCGGCTCTTGCTGGCAGCTCGCTGCCGCTACGCGCCATCGTGCGTGCCCACCCCGGCCCATTGATCAACTCTACCAGACGCCAGGCATCCTCAGGGTTCGAAGCTCTCGTGTTGATTCCCATCAGCATGCCCAGCTCCATACCAGCGCCTACACCTGGCACACTAGGCGATTCAGGCACGGGCATCACATCCCATTGCGGAACTCGGAATCCACTACCCTCCAGTTGCCGCTGCGCCTCCGCCAGCTCATTGGCATAACTGAAATTGGCTAGTAACATAGCAGCGCGGCCGCCAATGAACAGGTCGTCTGCATAGGGATGCTCCTCCCCCTCATCCGAGGAGGGTTGGAAATCACGTGACGTGGGCGAGATCCGATCGATATAGAGACCCGCAATCTCTGTCCATAGCTGCTTCCAGGAATCGGTATTGACCAGCATGCGCTCCCGCCCCTCATCCACCAGCCGGAGCTGCTCCTGCTCGGACAGAAGCATCGCATCTCGAAAGCCGTTGCCCGTAAATCGGTTGAATAGCAGCCCGAAAACCTGCGGCATCCGCTCCGAATCAGCTATACGGCGCGCTAGCTGAAATACGGTGTCCCAGGTCACCCCCTCCTGCGGCAGCTCGATTCCTTTCTCCATCAGCAGCTCCTTATTATAGAACAGGCCGGACGCAGTAAATGTAGGGGTCAAAGCATAGATTTTTCCCTCTCCCATCTCTTTGATTCCCCCCATCACACCCAGCGCATAGGTACTCAGATCGAGGCGGGATTTAGCAATGAAGGAATCCAGCTCCATCAGCCGATGATCACGAATGAGGGCATAGATCTGAGGTGACTCGGCAAATACAACATCCACAGGAGCAGCACCGCTCATGAGCGTTCCCAGGGCTGATGCCTCATTGACCGGCGGCTCTCCCGTCCGACGATCCCGCCCCCATTCATCCAGTGCAGGTACCAGCTCAACTTCAACATGGCTGTACATCATCTCGAATGCATCCGTATAGCGCTGTCGGAACAGCTCCTCTGATTCACTGCCCCCATGCATGATGCCCACTCGCAGCACATGCCGCTCCGGCTGCAGGTCAGGCTTGCTCTCACTACAGCCAGCCAACGCTGCGGTCAGCAGTGCAGCAGCAAGCAGGCCGACAGCTCCCTTTATTCTATGTGGCATTTCATCCCCCTTTCCCCTGATCCCTGCTTGCGATCTTATAGGAACACCCCGTTCCACGGCCAGCATACAGCCAACCGAAGAACGGGGTGTCCTTGCATGAACATGAATAGCGTCTCTTAGTAGATGTCCCGAATAATGCCGCCATCCGCTGAATAATCGACCAGCGGCTGCTTCGGATTCTCCTTCATCTTCTTCAGATTGGCATTGCCCTTCGTCTCCCATTCAGCCAACGCTTCCTTGACCGTCTTCTTCTCTGACAGCACCTCCTGGAACAATTGTTGCCCTGGAGTAAAGACTGCGTCGTAGTAGTAAGGGTACTTGCTGTACAGGCTGGAGCTGTTGGTGCTTTGCGGCGGTGTCGGCTTCATCGTATAGAAGGCCTCAATATTATACGTCATCCCATCCAGCGGCTTCAGGAACTCCTTGCGGGCAACCATCTCATAGGTGCTGCGGGATTTGATATTTGCCCATTCCTTGCTGTTCATAAACTTGATGAATTTCCAGGCGTCATCCGGATTCTGCGCCTTGTTGTTCACGCCCATCAGCGTGCTCAGTGAAATATCGCTGCCAATGCCTGGCGCTTCTGGATGCTCAGGGACTGTAACCACATCCCATTCCGGGAACTGGAATCCTTCTTCCATCTGATCCTTGGCGCTTCTCAAATCATTCAGGTAATAGGAGTTAGAAATCATCATCGCTACGCGACCTTGTATGAACAGATCATCCATATAAGGAACATAGCGTCCATCCTCAGGCTGATTCTCGTTGTAAATTGCATAAATATCCTCGTTGGTTGGGGTAATCTTTTCCTTGTAAAGATCGATGACTGTATTCCAGATCTTCTCCCAGCCTTCGTTATTCACGAGCATCGTATCCATGTTATCATCATACATCTTCAGTTGGAGCGGCGCAGCCAGCGACTGCGTATTAGAGAATCCATCACTATAACGGTTCAGCAACAGACCGTATTGCTTCTTCTCATCCTGAGGCTTCGTCAGACGGCGAGCCAGGTCGATAACCTCGCTCCACTGCATGCCATTACGCGGCACCTCAACTCCAGCTTCATCAAACAACTTCTTGTTGTAGAACAATGCAGAGGAGGTGAAGGTAGGCGTCAGCGCATAGATTTTGTTGTCG contains:
- a CDS encoding ABC transporter substrate-binding protein, with the translated sequence MPHRIKGAVGLLAAALLTAALAGCSESKPDLQPERHVLRVGIMHGGSESEELFRQRYTDAFEMMYSHVEVELVPALDEWGRDRRTGEPPVNEASALGTLMSGAAPVDVVFAESPQIYALIRDHRLMELDSFIAKSRLDLSTYALGVMGGIKEMGEGKIYALTPTFTASGLFYNKELLMEKGIELPQEGVTWDTVFQLARRIADSERMPQVFGLLFNRFTGNGFRDAMLLSEQEQLRLVDEGRERMLVNTDSWKQLWTEIAGLYIDRISPTSRDFQPSSDEGEEHPYADDLFIGGRAAMLLANFSYANELAEAQRQLEGSGFRVPQWDVMPVPESPSVPGVGAGMELGMLMGINTRASNPEDAWRLVELINGPGWARTMARSGSELPARAEYASAAAGAGYNLDAYYRLRPVPPDIRELSTSFPYYYDVIYLPGLKLFRNVLEGRMTVPEALAEWEWRGNISLKQIKEHPEGPFEFDDLGIIAPK
- a CDS encoding ABC transporter substrate-binding protein: MKWRKTIVTGMCFVLTASMLAACTKGSGETSTEKRVLRIGVMYGSKDNESYFRQQYTDTFEVLNGDIELKIEYATDYNKMYNRGTDEQEEQPDPYEEFLKLITGDNPVDVVIADSPDVMARLIQENNMKDLDPLIQQDKFDIDAYVPTVIEGIKSLSGDNKIYALTPTFTSSALFYNKKLFDEAGVEVPRNGMQWSEVIDLARRLTKPQDEKKQYGLLLNRYSDGFSNTQSLAAPLQLKMYDDNMDTMLVNNEGWEKIWNTVIDLYKEKITPTNEDIYAIYNENQPEDGRYVPYMDDLFIQGRVAMMISNSYYLNDLRSAKDQMEEGFQFPEWDVVTVPEHPEAPGIGSDISLSTLMGVNNKAQNPDDAWKFIKFMNSKEWANIKSRSTYEMVARKEFLKPLDGMTYNIEAFYTMKPTPPQSTNSSSLYSKYPYYYDAVFTPGQQLFQEVLSEKKTVKEALAEWETKGNANLKKMKENPKQPLVDYSADGGIIRDIY
- a CDS encoding lysine N(6)-hydroxylase/L-ornithine N(5)-oxygenase family protein, which codes for MDQKRIVCIGLGPSNLALAIALTESQHERESDEWIFIEKNDAVRWHSDMLLEGSRLQISFLKDLVTLRNPTSFFTFINYLKSQGRLDYFINRGTFNASRREFMDYLNWVHQNLPAHLFQMSSTVESVSPIRGLDGIVEQVEVTGTSANGERFRRLADRLVVAVGGIPAVPDVFRKFRGGRLFHSSEFLTGLKTHCSDKQAHLRFGVVGSGQSAVEIIHYLSENYPLAQVHSIFRKSAYKPADNSPFVNEVFFPSATDFMYNMQNDNKRRLLLRDYWQTNYAAVEMDLLESLYEKLYASRVCGEERIHIHNYSEVDEMEEVNNRYKLGLSHVMTGEVSELELDVIVLATGYERTKLPAFLDPIASYINRSNDMFSISRDYRLQMTSSFNPRIYVQGMSQLTHGISDSLLSVLAMRSQEILESILQLNCEESGALHTEEVLS